CCAAAACTGAGCCCAGGGCAACCCATCCAATTTGCAGTATCAACTTAATATCAATACAGTATCATCATAATATAATAGTACAGTTTACTGGCTGTAATGTTTCTTGTCCCCTTTCAACTCAGAAGCAATAACTCTTCTTAAATGCAAGACCATGCACACTATTTAAGGCTCTCGTGAAAATGAGAGACGACTAAATTCTGAACACTCATTAAAGCTGAAATGAGGAGGAGGACACTTAAAAAACAACCAGCTTTTCTTCAATGTCCTTTAATGGCAAAAACTTGAAGAGCACAAAGGATTACTTAAATCTTCAGACAAGTCATTGCAGTTCACAAAACAGCCACTGGAGAGCAACACATCATTAGAAGTCTACCTACAATATCCTTTTCACTTTGGTCAGCATCATCCAAAGGGAGCGACAGCCTGTGTAAGAATACATAACACATGGGCCTTTGCTTTGGCAATAAAGTCTAGTGGCTTTTGAATATAGAAGATAATCATCtagcaccccccctccccctcaatTAGGAGTGTGgaagtgtttctctgtgtgcatAAAGCAATATATACTCCTGGATTATCTATTGCAGCTCTGAAGTGCCTTGCTATGTACTGGTCATTGTGAATTCTGCTGtgttaaacgtcccacatactcgacgcacccgaccagtagcgcgacaatgtgacgtcacagaagcgccgtaaccatttatactcgcgcgtggtggtcgcaacactagttgcaatattctcctgaacagaggtgtcgctgttgtgaaaagactaacattaactacttacacagcagaagaagctgcagtaagaaacaccagtagctagcctctgtgatggtacttcagactttggttgctactattcacaactaccatcatcattatcatgtagtttccaaggtgtgtgcacaggtagatagatagatagatggatatatagataggtactttagtcatcccgagggaaattttaataatttaaacagtttagttagctagctagctagctagctagctagcagctggctgagtttgtgtaatttcctgaagtggaaagagattttgttcaggccttaatagatatcctttgtttgaaaataaatcgtttctattctttcctcttaattccatgtgttgcaactctcactggtaactttgttaacttatccagcaaactattaaaaattcacgactgtaacaaaacactgcaactcgcttgccctcgaactagtccatcttcctgtttccgccttgtcgcgctcgtctgaaaaaaaatgagtggtgcgctacctcgcgctacacggccaaaaccctggtgcgccagagagatctacgtcattttgacgtcacattgtcgcgctaccggtcgggtgcgtcaggtatgtagaagccattAGTCTCTTGCTGAAGCAGAAGCCATGACCTCAAATGCTGTATTCTCAATAGTGTAAATGAAGGCACCACCATCCTTGATCAATTACAAATTTGATTTATTAGATATTGGGTATACCGTATATCCCAAAGAAATCAAGAAAATCTATCTACAAAGAATGTATGTTCCTGACATGTTACTTGAAGAGGTGGTATAcacctctgattgattaattaatAGACTAATCAGATTAAAAATGTGCACAGCAAATTGAAAAGAGTTATTATTTTGGTGTCAGTGATTTTTTAAGGAGGATAGAGTGAATTATACTCTGAATAGAGTCGAATCCCACATATTCAACTCTCTGTTGACATATAGTTAGTGTAAAAACAAAGTGTCATGACGAAGTGCTTTTAAATTGACACTTAAAGTGTCATACCTGATTTGACAACTCTGTAACTCTGAACCTGGCCGTGACACTCAACGTGCACATCATCACCCCCGCCTTCATTTCCTCACATGCACCCACCCATGGACCACCGGCACCGATAGAAGAGTTCTCCTGCTGTCCACACTCGGTCTTCAACAGATGTGTGTTGTTCGGTAAGTAATTCATATATCTTATGTTAAAGTAATAGTTTGATATCAATAttttctcttgctctttttTTCATTCGATGGTAAACTAAACTAACTATACCACCACACTGTTACACGCCACCGCAACTTGTGGTAATTGCAGTAGCGCCATCTTGTAAACATTTTAGTTAACTAAAACTTTGCCTTTCATGGTAATGAAAAGTTTGCAACTTTGCGGGAATTTTCACCTTGAAGAGCTTAAGCTAAGTAAGTTAATTCTAACACGTCAGTATTTTGATGGCTTAGCTTGGCATTAGCCAGCGTTAACGTTAACTAGCATTAACGAACGCTAATTAGCTATAGTTCCATGTGCGTGAACATTCTGTCTGGCATGCCTCGCTTGCTAGCAAGCGCTGATAGTGTACGATTGTGTAGTGATTGTGTAATATGTAGCTCATGTAACGCGGTGCGGCTCTTGTTTTGTTGGTGTAATTCAAAAGACCTTTGTATTTTATCAGAGAAACATTTGTGTTTGATTGGGTTCATTGTGGaaataaatgtaggcctacaatccCAGATCATCTCGTGTGCCCTGACTGCCTGGTAGCCGTTATACTGCATTTGGCTCAGTATATGCTCAGTATAGCTTCAGTAATTGGATAAGGGCTGATTTATACCATAGATTTATACTCGACGTTCCCGACCTGtcgcgcgacaatgtgacgtcacgggagcgccGTAACTATTTATACTCGCGctggtggtcgcgacactagtcTATGGAGACACTAGTTACACTGTCTGTGGTTACACAGGGCACACCAGATGAATGGGATTTTTGTCATCCCTGTCGTTTCTTGTGATAAAATGTTGTAAAAGTTGCATGACATTGGCTTTCATTGACCACTAATTTAAACTGCATTACATTTGCCAGAGAAAATATGTTGAAAGCTTGAATTTGAACATGAATTTTCTAAAATTTCTACAGAAAATGCTGGCCAGGGTAGAATATAGAGGAGTCCAAAAATACATAAAAGTTCCACAAAATGATGAAAACTTTGATTTTCTCCAGTTTCTTCAAGCAGGTTTGTATCCACCTTTTTTAAACTCAAAACAATAATGACTTACAAAGGTCAAATCCAAATGATATATTTGACATGGTAGCTCAATGTAATTTCTCTTTGTATTATCCTAGTAACAGACAAATTTAGCCTGCAGGCTGAATCTCTGAATGAAGGTCTCCTCAGCTTGACTGATACATCAGGTACTGAGGTCGACGCAGACATATTTGATGAGCTGATAAAGTCAGGGATCCAGAACTTCAAGATTGGATATTGTCAGTATCCAGTATCAGGTACGTTTAATAAATCAATATTTGGAAGACGTGATCTTGGTGTAAGTTATGTGTTGATATATCCTAGCAGTTTATGATTACTTATGAGAGTTAAGTTTAGAAATAGATTTATATAAAGGTCTTACACCTGTTTATACATTTTCCAAAATGTGTGTAATTGAAGCTGTTTATTTCTTGCCAACTCTAAAATTCTTTTAAGTATTTTAAAATATGATTTCACTGTTATTTTGTCAAGGATATTTTTTAACACTTCTCCCTAATCCTTGTAtggaaatatttattttatttcctgTGGAACATTTTTAGATCTCGAAGTATGTCTTGTGGCAGACGAGACACAGTCCTCAGTATTACCAGGCCCATCAGTGTCACCAGTGTCATTGCCAGCATCCCCTGTGTCAACGTCAGACCGATCAGCATCACCAGCTTCTTCTGCTTCAACAGCTTCTACTGTCATTCTCTCATCCACTAAGAACAGGAAGAGGGGCCTTGGTGACCTGGACCGTGATGAAGCAAGACAGGTGAAAACAATGAAAGTCAAatttttaaatgtaaattaGAATGGATAATTATTACTAGCACTTGAACTGCCACCATGCATCTCATAGCAGGTGATTGTTAGAAGTATATCTAAAGTTAAGTTAACAGGAGGAAGTAATTAATTTGCTTAAGCtgatatgtaaaaaaaaaatttgcagAAGATTGAAGCTACCCTGAGGTCCAATCCAAAGGGTGAAGAAATCTTCAAAGAATATTACAAAAAGAAAACGCTGTCGGATGCAACGCGTAGACAGATGATCAATATTTTGATTGCAGAAATGACTGAATCCTATGGGTAAGAAATGATTTGAAACGACCAAGGATAACATGCATGCATAGACTGGATACAAATGTAacacatattttcttttaaaaggaGAATTCCACCCACAAGTGTGCGGACCACCTATGCACTAGGAATTGTGACCCTTTTTCCATATCTGCAAGATCCATATTCAAAAAAATGGATATGTAAGTATTAATGTGTCTTCGAAGACCaaatctgttgtttttttgtaattAGTACTTCAACATTTGAATAGTTTTTGGTTGCtcttttgatgtgtttgtgtgtacatatcTATGCTTATGTGAACAGGAACATTACTATGATCCAGACGCCAATACTGGCTACCTTGCTTGGAGACTCAAGACAGTCCAACGCAACAGCTTTGATGGCTCCCACAGACGTTCCAGGCCTGATTTGCAGGACAGCCCAACAACCTATCGAGAATCCCTGTTAACCAGTCAGCAGCTCTTCGGTGAGGAGTGTCGGGAGGCGCTTTCTGTCATCAGATACTCTACAGATCATTCCGTggtaaaagagagaatgagagccaCCTTTGAGTATAGACAGAAGCTAGTTCATGACCAGGATGCAACATCTACAGTCTTGGATGTCTTCCCTCGTTTCCTTGATGTTCCTGGATTGGTAAGTATATGTATAGATTGTTGATTAGTATTTTAAAACTGAATCCCTCCAAATGAAACGCACACTTTTGACATGTATATGGacattgtgtgtctgtttacagATTGACCAAGATTTTTCCATGATGTTTGGGGATGAAGTATCTGGGAAATTTCTGGCAAAGTGGCCCTCATTTTTCATGCAGAAAGTCATCACAGAATGCCAGAGTCTTCCCTCAAATATGCATGTTGAGGATCTTCTTGCAGCTTTTGACTCTGATGCCGAGAATGACTTtggtaaatattttttttttagatagatTACATGTACAGCAAGCAAGAGGTAATTTCTTCCCAAATATTCAactaattatttattttctccAAGGCTGGGATAGCCATATGTCAGCTCTCCTCCTGCTGTTGCATCTCCTGCCCCCTACATCAAGAGGCCATAAGAAAACAGCTAAGATCAGCTCAGCACAGGCAGCCAACCATCTTGTAAGATTTCTTAAAGTATGTACCCTCATCTTTTGTTGTACGACCAAAACCACTTTTTGCTTAGCAGTTATGTTGAAGTTTGTTGCAAGTTAATATAGGACTATAAGAATAAATCTTGATGCTGTGTCATTCAAACTACAGGAGGGTGCAAGCCTCACCACATTCCTGGAGAAAGTTGATGGAAGACAGCCCTTCCTCCTCTGCATCggtgagaaaaagaagagaatcCAGAGGTTCTTCATTGTCGTGGACCAGAAACCCATCCCAAGCAATGCTCAGACAACGGTAGCTGCTTTCGATGAGCTGTTTAAAGCTCACTACGTCTTCAGCCTCTCTTACGATGAAGTGCTTACCAGCTTCTACACCTTCATCCAGACAGCGGTGTACAATATTGATATCGGAAAAGCAAAGGAAAGCCCGCGAGTCAAGGAACTGAGAGCTCGACTACTGCAAGAGCGTTAAAAGGCCACCAGCTCTCAAAGGTCAGAGTACAATTCTCTGAAAATGTTCACATGTTTTGTTTGCAAAATGCACCACAAAGACTGTTCAGTTCTATGTAAGCATTTAAAGTTTCAACATGGTTTGTATCCAGCTAAGAACTTACGTTTGAAATGCGGAGAGCGAGGGTGTGCTTCATCTTTTTGTACGTACAATGGCTTAAGAAAGCACCTAAACACTGTGCATAAGCTTTGCTATGATGAACAGGTCCGTACTAACCAGGAAGTGGCATCACAAATACATTCTGAGGTGGAATTTTCAAGTGATCAGCCAACTACCTCTGCATCCATGTTGCCAGTCCTTCCTGTTATCACACAGAAACCACTTACTAAAATGTGCGGTTCACTTGTTGCACACTTACAAGCCAGTGGTCTCTCCGAAAGCACCATCCAAACAATAGTTTGTTCAATGGAGGAAGTTGTCAGTGATGTTCAAA
This DNA window, taken from Alosa sapidissima isolate fAloSap1 chromosome 11, fAloSap1.pri, whole genome shotgun sequence, encodes the following:
- the LOC121724596 gene encoding uncharacterized protein LOC121724596 isoform X2, which gives rise to MRATFEYRQKLVHDQDATSTVLDVFPRFLDVPGLIDQDFSMMFGDEVSGKFLAKWPSFFMQKVITECQSLPSNMHVEDLLAAFDSDAENDFGWDSHMSALLLLLHLLPPTSRGHKKTAKISSAQAANHLVRFLKEGASLTTFLEKVDGRQPFLLCIGEKKKRIQRFFIVVDQKPIPSNAQTTVAAFDELFKAHYVFSLSYDEVLTSFYTFIQTAVYNIDIGKAKESPRVKELRARLLQER
- the LOC121724134 gene encoding uncharacterized protein LOC121724134, whose protein sequence is MNFLKFLQKMLARVEYRGVQKYIKVPQNDENFDFLQFLQAVTDKFSLQAESLNEGLLSLTDTSGTEVDADIFDELIKSGIQNFKIGYCQYPVSDLEVCLVADETQSSVLPGPSVSPVSLPASPVSTSDRSASPASSASTASTVILSSTKNRKRGLGDLDRDEARQENSTHKCADHLCTRNCDPFSISARSIFKKMDMNITMIQTPILATLLGDSRQSNATALMAPTDVPGLICRTAQQPIENPC